One genomic segment of Erythrolamprus reginae isolate rEryReg1 chromosome 2, rEryReg1.hap1, whole genome shotgun sequence includes these proteins:
- the LOC139160154 gene encoding C-type lectin domain family 2 member D-like has translation MPEEIKVLVAGVSRYCDCLIPEMTTGSCPGSCEGKRNADHNKALIPKCISDKLFPVVAVVLVAVLIIIIISLAVKKTETCSPCRPLACAVCPDSWIKYNGKCLYLSKEKRNWPLSLKTCSSFNASLAVVDTQKELDFWVDVFHSSHYWFGLSRKLNGIWEWPNGTEFKNQFPVEGEGFCAYLNRKGASSTVCSMEKYFLCSRPESYTKAGTKGNLEKNGMEGRAIGSSSDSITGSS, from the exons ATGCCGGAAGAAATTAAAG TTTTGGTAGCAGGAGTTTCTCGATACTGTGATTGTTTGATTCCTGAGATGACAACTGGGTCTTGTCCTGGAAGCtgtgaaggaaagagaaatgctgATCATAACAAAG CTCTCATACCTAAGTGCATTTCAGACAAACTCTTCCCTGTAGTAGCTGTTGTTTTAGTTGCAGTTTTGATCATTATTATCATTTCATTGGCTG TTAAAAAGACAGAAACATGTTCGCCTTGTCGTCCCCTTGCATGTGCTGTTTGCCCAGATTCCTGGATTAAATACAATGGAAAATGTCTGTATCtatcaaaagaaaaaaggaattggCCTCTTAGTTTAAAAACCTGTTCCTCATTTAATGCATCCTTGGCTGTGGTTGATACTCAGAAGGAATTG GATTTTTGGGTAGATGTTTTCCATTCCTCTCATTACTGGTTTGGTCTCTCAAGAAAACTTAATGGGATCTGGGAATGGCCCAATGGTACAGAGTTTAAAAATCA GTTCCCAGTGGAAGGAGAAGGCTTCTGTGCATATCTAAACAGAAAAGGGGCCAGTAGTACCGTATGTTCCATGGAGAAATATTTTCTCTGCAGCCGGCCAGAAAGTTACACCAAGGCTGGAACGAAGGGGAACTTGGAGAAAAATGGGATGGAGGGCAGAGCAATAGGATCATCGAGTGACAGCATTACAGGAAGTTCTTAA